The Streptomyces tubercidicus DNA segment GGCCGCCTCGTTCTCGTCCACCGAGATCCCGAACTCGGTCGCCAGCCCGACCAGTCCGGTCTCGTACCCCTGCCCCAGCGCCCGGAACTTCCAGGTCTCGGCGCGCCGGTACAACTCCCCGCAGATCAGGGCCGTCTCATCGCCCGTCTCGGGCTCCACGTCGAAGACCGCGACCGGCTCACCGTCGCTCGCCGCCGCGTCGTACAGCCGGACCTGGAGATCCGTGACGCCCGCGAACGCCCCGCCGTCCGAGGAAGCGGCCAGCACGACCCGGTCCACCGACGGATCCAGCGCCGCCAGATCCGCCTCGATGGTGTCGGTCAGCTGGTCGGCGAGCCGGGTCTTGGGCAGATGCCGGACCAGGCCGCTGGGGTGGCGCGGTTGGTTGTAGAAGACGAAGTCCTCGTCGGAGCGCACGCATCCCTCGGGTCCCAGCAGCAGGGCCGAGGCATCGACATCGGGGACACCGGCGCCGGGCGTCCAGCGCAGGACGGCCCGAACAGCCGTGGCATCGAGGGGTACGTTCGACCCTTTCAGCATCGCGTGCGTCATGCCGTAATCCTGCCTTCCCTCAGGTCGCAGCGACAACGCGGGGGCCCCGGCAGGGTGCAGGGAGCGCGAGCGCGGACACCTGGGTGCCTCGTGGGGGTTACGTGTTTTTCATGTACGCGGGAACTAACCATGCCCCCACAGACGTACGATTACCGGCTGGATCCAGACAGCGAGACGCAGCGGGGGTGCCCGGATCCCCCAGGCAGACGGGGAGATATATGCGGCATTTTGGGCATCTTGCGCCCGAGGTTCGGGAGACGCTGTTCCATCAGGAGCCGGTGGAGTTCACCGCCGATTCTCCCGCCCGCATGCTCTCGGTCGCCCTGGGGGCCACGCTCTACAGCCCCGCCACCCGTCCGCGCCTCGCCGCCGACGTGCTCAAACAGGCCGGGCGTGGCGTGATGTCCATGGTGCTGTGCCTGGAGGACTCCATAGGGGACGCGGATGTCGAGGCCGGCGAGGAGAATCTCGTGCGGCAGCTCGGTCTTCTCGACGAGGCGGCCGCCGCCGGCGCCGACCTCCCGCTGCTGTTCGTCCGCGTCCGCACCCCCGGTCAAATAGCGGACCTGGTGCGCCGGATGGGAACCGCCGTCGACAGGCTGTCCGGATTTGTACTTCCCAAATTCACCGAGGAACGTGGCGTCCCGTTCCTTGAGGCGCTCACCACGGCGGAGTCCGTCTGTTCCCGTCGGCTCTTCGCGATGCCGGTGCTGGAATCTCCGCAGCTGCTGCATCTGGAGAGCCGCGCCGAGACACTGCAGGGCATCGCCAGGACCGTCGACAAATACCGGGACCGGGTGCTGGCCCTGCGGCTCGGCGTCACGGACTTCTGCTCCGCCTACGGGCTGCGCAGACCGCCCGATATGACGGCATACGACGTCCAGATCGTCGCCTCCGTGATCGCCGACGTGGTGAATGTGCTCGGACGCGCGGATGGCACGGGCTTCACGGTCACCGGACCGGTATGGGAGTACTTCCGCCTGCATGAGCGGATGTTCAAGCCACAGCTGCGGCGCAGCCCGTTCCTCGGACGCGCCGAGGACCTGCGGACGGCACTGATCGAGCACGATATGGACGGCCTGCTGCGCGAGATCGAACTCGACCGCGCGAACGGCCTGCAGGGCAAGACCTGCATCCACCCCTCGCATGTCGCGCCGGTGCACGCGCTCTCGGTGGTCAGCCATGAGGAGTTCAGCGACGCGGTCGACATCCTGCGGCCCGAACGGGACGACGGCGGGGTGCTGCGCTCCTCGTACACGAACAAGATGAACGAGGTGAAGCCGCATCGCGCCTGGGCCGAGCGGACCCTGCTGCGGGCCGAGGCGTTCGGGGTCGCCCGCGAGGGCGTCGGTTTCGTGGAGCTGCTGACGGCGAGTGTGCCGCAGACCTGATCTGCGGTGATCGATATGAACGGTACGACGGAGGAGACGGAACGCGTGGTCTGGACAGGAGAATGGGTCGCCGGCCGGCTCGGGGTCTCGCTGAGCGGCGGGGACGAGCTGCCGGAACTGCTCGGGCTCGCGCTGCGGCGCAACCCGAAGCGGGCCCATCTGCTCGTGTCGAATGTGCTCGGCAAGCATGTGCCGCAGCGACCGGGCGTGGTCCACGGCGCGGGCGTCGGGCTGGGACGCCAGGTGCGGAAGCTGCTGGGTGAGGAGGCCGCCGCCCGCTCCGTCGTCCTGGGCTACGCCGAGACCGCCACCGGCCTGGGGCATTCGGTGGCCGACGGTCTGGCCCTCGCGCCGTATCTGCACTCCACCCGCCGCCCCGTGGCGGGTGTGCCGCAGGTGGGTGGGTTCGAGGAGGAGCACAGCCATGCCACCTCCCATCTGCTGCTCCCCGAGGACCACGGACTCCTGGCCGGAGACGGACCATTGGTACTCGTCGACGACGAGTTCTCCACCGGCAGGACCGTCCTGAACACCATCAAGGCGCTGCACACACACTTCCCGCGCGAGCGGTACGTGGTTGTCGCCCTGGTCGATATGCGCTCCGACGCGGACCGCAGCCATCTGGAGAAGTTCGCCGCGGAACTGGGCGCCCGCGTCGATCTCGTCGCACTGGCCGCGGGCGGCGTACGCCTGCCCGATGATGTGCTGACCCTCGGCCAGGAACTCGTCGCCGCACAAGAGGCCGCTACGGCACGCGAGGCCGGTGCGGCACAGGAGACCGGGGCTTCCTCGGGGAGTACATCGGCGTCCACGGGTGACGACCGGCATGCGGTAGCCGCTCCAGCGGCGCCTGGCGGCCGCGGTGCGGACGCCGTACGGGTCGACCTCGGCTGGCCCGCCGGGCTGCCCGACGGCGGACGGCACGGGTTCACACCGGCGCACCGGGCACGCCTGGAGGCCGGGCTTCCGGGCATGGCGACCCGTATCGCGCAGCGACTGGACGGTGCCCGGCGCATCCTCGTCCTCGGCAACGAGGAATTGATGTACGCGCCGCTGCGGATAGCTGAGGCTCTGGACGCCCTCGTCACGGGGGAAGGGGACGCCGCCGAGGCGTCGCCGGCCGGCGACGGCATTGGGCCGGAGGGCGGCTCCTTCGTACCGCTGGTCGGTCAGCCGTCCGCGTCGACCGGAGGCGCGGGGGTCTTCTTCTCCACCACCACCCGGTCGCCGGTGCTCGCAGTCGACGACCCCGGTTACGCGATACGCACCCGGCTGTCCTTCCCCGCCCACGACCGTCCCGCCGACGGGCCGGGGGAGCGGTACGCCTACAACGTCGCGGCCGGCACCGACCCGGAGCGCGGCTTCGACGCCATCGTGGCCGTCGTGGACTCGCACGGCGACCGCCCCGAACTGCACGCCGACGACGGTCTGCTGAGCCGGCTCGCCGAGCACACCGACCGGCTGCTGCTTGCCGTCGTCCCCTCGTACGCCCCGCAACCACAGGCCGGACCCATGCCTCTCCCCGAACCGCTGCGCGGCCCCGCCTTCTCCTCCTACACCGCCGACGAGGTCGGCTGGCTGCTGCAGGATCTCTCCGAGGTCACCCTGGAAGCGCCGACCGAGGAACGCGAGGAGGCGATTCAGCGCGGTGGCGCCCATTACGCGGAGTCGCTGCCCGTCGAGTACCAGCCGAGCGAGGACTACCAGGCGCTCTTTCACAGCGCGCTGCGGACCTCCGCGAGCCGGATCGCGCGCGCTGTCGGGACCGTCACCGAGACCGTGCTCGCCGAACGCAGTCCACGGCCCGTGCTGGTGTCGCTGGCGCGGGCGGGGACACCCGTCGGGGTGCTGATGCGTCGCTGGGCGCGGCACGCACACGGTCTGGAACTGCCGCATTACGCGATCTCGATCGTCCGCGGCCGGGGCATCGACTCCGTGGCGCTCCGGTGGCTGGCCGCCCACCACGATCCGGCGGATGTCGTCTTCGTGGACGGCTGGACCGGCAAGGGAGCCATCACCCGCGAACTCGCCCAGGCACTGGCGGACTTCCCGGGCTTCGACC contains these protein-coding regions:
- a CDS encoding HpcH/HpaI aldolase/citrate lyase family protein, translating into MRHFGHLAPEVRETLFHQEPVEFTADSPARMLSVALGATLYSPATRPRLAADVLKQAGRGVMSMVLCLEDSIGDADVEAGEENLVRQLGLLDEAAAAGADLPLLFVRVRTPGQIADLVRRMGTAVDRLSGFVLPKFTEERGVPFLEALTTAESVCSRRLFAMPVLESPQLLHLESRAETLQGIARTVDKYRDRVLALRLGVTDFCSAYGLRRPPDMTAYDVQIVASVIADVVNVLGRADGTGFTVTGPVWEYFRLHERMFKPQLRRSPFLGRAEDLRTALIEHDMDGLLREIELDRANGLQGKTCIHPSHVAPVHALSVVSHEEFSDAVDILRPERDDGGVLRSSYTNKMNEVKPHRAWAERTLLRAEAFGVAREGVGFVELLTASVPQT
- a CDS encoding phosphoribosyltransferase, whose translation is MNGTTEETERVVWTGEWVAGRLGVSLSGGDELPELLGLALRRNPKRAHLLVSNVLGKHVPQRPGVVHGAGVGLGRQVRKLLGEEAAARSVVLGYAETATGLGHSVADGLALAPYLHSTRRPVAGVPQVGGFEEEHSHATSHLLLPEDHGLLAGDGPLVLVDDEFSTGRTVLNTIKALHTHFPRERYVVVALVDMRSDADRSHLEKFAAELGARVDLVALAAGGVRLPDDVLTLGQELVAAQEAATAREAGAAQETGASSGSTSASTGDDRHAVAAPAAPGGRGADAVRVDLGWPAGLPDGGRHGFTPAHRARLEAGLPGMATRIAQRLDGARRILVLGNEELMYAPLRIAEALDALVTGEGDAAEASPAGDGIGPEGGSFVPLVGQPSASTGGAGVFFSTTTRSPVLAVDDPGYAIRTRLSFPAHDRPADGPGERYAYNVAAGTDPERGFDAIVAVVDSHGDRPELHADDGLLSRLAEHTDRLLLAVVPSYAPQPQAGPMPLPEPLRGPAFSSYTADEVGWLLQDLSEVTLEAPTEEREEAIQRGGAHYAESLPVEYQPSEDYQALFHSALRTSASRIARAVGTVTETVLAERSPRPVLVSLARAGTPVGVLMRRWARHAHGLELPHYAISIVRGRGIDSVALRWLAAHHDPADVVFVDGWTGKGAITRELAQALADFPGFDPRIAVLADPGGCVETYGTRDDFLIPSACLNSTVSGLISRTVLRDDLVGPDDFHGAKFYRELAPADLSRAFLDAVSDRFDEVAPDVAEAVKELAAADRAPTWEGWAAVERISVEYGIHDVNLVKPGVGETTRVLLRRVPWKILARRGAGTDLDHVRLLAEQRGVPVEEVDELPYTCVGLIHPRFTRGATGADGKAVAS